The Calypte anna isolate BGI_N300 chromosome 20, bCalAnn1_v1.p, whole genome shotgun sequence genome includes a region encoding these proteins:
- the ROMO1 gene encoding reactive oxygen species modulator 1 → MPVTVGPYGQSQPSCFDRVKMGFMMGFAVGMAAGALFGTFSCLRIGMRGRELMGGVGKTMMQSGGTFGTFMAIGMGIRC, encoded by the exons ATGCCTGTGACCGTGGGCCCCTACGGGCAGTCGCAGCCCAGCTGCTTTGACAGAGTGAAGATGGGTTTCATGATGGGCTTTGCTGTGGGCATGGCAGCAGGAGCACTGTTTGGAACCTTCTCCTGCCTCAG GATTGGCATGAGAGGACGGGAGCTGATGGGTGGAGTTGGCAAAACGATGATGCAGAGTGGAGGAACCTTTGGGACATTCATGGCCATCGGGATGGGGATCCGCTGCTGA
- the NFS1 gene encoding cysteine desulfurase, mitochondrial, protein MLLRRCLRGPLSAPASRRLWAAAPGPAPAPTPEPGRIEPPAPGPSGDGSAALRPLYMDVQATTPLDPRVLDSMLPFLTAYYGNPHSRTHAYGWESEAAMERARRQVADLIGADPREIIFTSGATESNNMAIKGVARFYKSRKKHIITTQTEHKCVLDSCRSLEAEGFRVTYLPVKQNGLIDLKELQAAFQPDTSLVSVMTVNNEIGVKQPIRDIGEICRAQKVFFHTDAAQAVGKIPMDVNDMKIDLMSISGHKIYGPKGVGAIYVRRRPRVRLEPLQSGGGQERGLRSGTVPTPLAVGLGAACEVAQQEMEYDHKRISQLAERLVTKIMREVPDVVMNGDREHRYPGCINLSFAYVEGESLLMALKDVALSSGSACTSASLEPSYVLRAIGTDEDLAHSSIRFGIGRFTTEEEVDYTVQKCIQHVKRLREMSPLWEMVQDGIDLKSIKWTQH, encoded by the exons ATGCTGCTGCGCCGCTGTCTTCGGGGTCCGCTCTCCGCTCCCGCCTCTCGCCGGCTCTGGGCGGCAGCACCGGgaccggcaccggcaccgacACCGGAACCGGGACGCATAGAGCCACCGGCACCGG GGCCGAGCGGTGATGGCAGCGCTGCCCTCCGGCCGCTCTACATGGACGTCCAGGCCACCACCCCGCTG GATCCCCGGGTCCTGGACTCCATGCTCCCCTTCCTGACTGCCTACTATGGGAACCCCCACTCCAGGACCCACGCCTACGGCTGGGAGAGCGAGGCTGCCATGGAGAGGGCCAGGAGG caagTTGCAGATTTAATAGGAGCTGATCCAAGGGAAATTATATTTACAAGTGGTGCAACAGAATCAAATAATATGGCGATCAAG GGTGTTGCAAGGTTCTATAAGTCCAGGAAGAAGCACATCATCACCACCCAGACAGAGCACAAGTGTGTCCTGGATTCCTGCCGCTCCCTGGAGGCAGAAGGGTTCCGGGTCACCTACCTGCCTGTTAAACAAAATGGACTCATAGACTTGAAG gagctgcaggctgcctTCCAGCCAGACACCAGCCTGGTGTCTGTGATGACTGTGAACAACGAAATCGGAGTCAAGCAGCCGATCCGTGACATTG GTGAGATCTGCCGTGcacagaaggtttttttccacacGGATGCTGCACAAGCAGTTGGTAAAATTCCTATGGATGTCAATGACATGAAAATTGATCTCATGAGCATCAGTGGCCATAAAATTTATGGGCCCAAAG ggGTTGGTGCCATCTACGTTCGCCGCCGGCCACGCGTGAGGCTGGAGCCCCTGCAGAGTGGGGGAGGCCAGGAGAGGGGTCTGCGCTCAGGGACAGTGCCCACCCCCctggcagtggggctgggggcagcctgTGAAGTGGcacagcaggagatggag TATGACCACAAACGAATCTCTCAGCTGGCAGAAAGATTGGTGACAAAAATCATGAGGGAAGTTCCTGACGTGGTGATGAACGGAGACAGAGAGCACCGCTACCCAG GCTGCATCAATTTATCTTTTGCGTATGTGGAAGGGGAAAGTCTTCTGATGGCTCTGAAAGATGTGGCTCTGTCTTCAGGGAG TGCTTGCACATCagcttctctggagccttcctACGTCTTGAGGGCGATTGGAACAGATGAAGATTTGGCTCACTCATCTATCAG gtttggCATCGGTCGTTTCACTACAGAAGAAGAAGTGGATTACACAGTGCAGAAGTGCATACAGCATgtgaagaggctgagggagatgag CCCCCTCTGGGAAATGGTGCAGGATGGAATCGACCTCAAAAGCATTAAGTGGACTCAGCACTGA